The following proteins are encoded in a genomic region of Arachis ipaensis cultivar K30076 chromosome B02, Araip1.1, whole genome shotgun sequence:
- the LOC107625400 gene encoding regulatory protein NPR5-like: MSLEESLRSLSLDYLNLLINGQAFSDVTFQVEGRLVHAHRCILAARSLFFRKFFCGPDPPCGLDPVGASRGSPGPTTTGSSRSPAGVIPVNSVGYEVFLLLLQFLYSGQVSIVPQKHEARPNCGERGCWHTHCTSAVDLALDTLAAARYFGVEQLALLTQKQLASMVEKASIEDVMKVLLASRKQEMQQLWTTCSHLVAKSGLPPEVLAKHLPIDLVAKIEELRLKSSLSRRSLIPSPYHHPHHHHHHDLTVVGDIEDQKIRRMRRALDSSDVELVKLMVMGEGLNLDEALALHYAVENCSREVVKALLELGAADVNFPAGPAGKTPLHVAAEMVSPDMVAVLLDHHADPNVRTVDGVTPLDILRTLTSDFLFKGAVPGLTHIEPNKLRLCLELVQSAALVLSREEGNANPPSSATAIYPPPLSTDHHQDHSGNLDSRLVYLNLGASGSGQMGSGGGDEDSSSHSSHNQREAMNRHGSQGGGCDPTMYHHHHSHHDY; this comes from the exons atgtctcttgaaGAGTCTCTAAGATCTCTCTCCCTTGACTACCTCAACCTGCTCATCAACGGCCAAGCCTTCAGCGACGTCACTTTCCAAGTCGAAGGCCGACTCGTCCACGCCCACCGCTGCATCCTCGCAGCACGCAGCCTATTCTTCAGGAAATTCTTTTGCGGCCCGGACCCTCCGTGCGGGCTTGACCCGGTGGGCGCTTCCAGGGGAAGCCCGGGTCCGACCACAACGGGCTCGTCGAGGTCCCCGGCGGGGGTGATCCCGGTGAACTCTGTCGGTTACGAGGTGTTCTTGCTGCTTCTTCAGTTCCTTTACAGCGGCCAGGTGTCCATCGTGCCTCAGAAGCACGAGGCCCGGCCCAATTGCGGTGAGAGGGGTTGCTGGCACACGCATTGCACCTCAGCCGTTGATCTCGCCCTCGACACTCTCGCTGCCGCTAGATACTTTGGCGTTGAACAGCTTGCATTGCTCACTCAG AAACAACTAGCAAGCATGGTAGAGAAAGCGTCAATTGAAGATGTGATGAAGGTACTGTTGGCATCGAGAAAGCAAGAAATGCAGCAGTTATGGACAACGTGCTCCCACCTAGTGGCCAAGTCAGGCCTCCCACCTGAAGTCCTTGCCAAGCACCTCCCAATCGACCTCGTTGCCAAGATCGAAGAGCTCCGCCTCAAATCCTCCCTCTCTCGCCGCTCCCTCATCCCATCTCCATACCACCAccctcaccaccaccaccaccatgatCTCACGGTCGTCGGGGATATCGAGGACCAAAAGATTCGCCGGATGCGACGGGCCCTCGATTCCTCTGACGTAGAGCTCGTAAAGCTCATGGTGATGGGCGAGGGTCTCAACTTGGACGAGGCTCTCGCCCTTCACTATGCAGTGGAGAATTGCTCCAGGGAGGTCGTCAAGGCCCTTCTAGAGCTCGGCGCTGCGGACGTCAACTTCCCGGCTGGACCAGCAGGGAAGACGCCGCTCCACGTAGCTGCCGAAATGGTGTCCCCCGACATGGTGGCCGTTCTACTCGACCACCACGCCGATCCTAACGTGCGTACTGTGGACGGCGTCACCCCTCTGGATATCCTCAGAACCCTAACCTCCGATTTCCTCTTCAAAGGTGCGGTTCCTGGTCTCACACACATTGAACCCAACAAGCTAAGGCTGTGTTTGGAGCTCGTTCAATCAGCGGCACTCGTTCTTTCGCGAGAAGAAGGGAATGCAAACCCTCCTTCTTCAGCAACAGCAATATATCCTCCTCCACTTAGCACCGATCATCATCAGGACCATAGTGGGAACTTGGATTCGAGACTGGTGTACCTTAACCTTGGTGCTTCCGGTTCCGGACAAAtgggtagtggtggtggtgacgAAGATAGTAGCAGCCACAGTAGCCATAACCAGAGAGAAGCCATGAACCGTCATGGGTCGCAAGGTGGTGGATGTGACCCAACAATGTACCACCATCATCACTCTCATCATGACTACTAA
- the LOC107627324 gene encoding uncharacterized protein LOC107627324 has protein sequence MTSDESFVALVHYRWSIKKKTRSGIKFTDKDPQSVFLKPLTNFAEFNNTILQRLGLHGVKRVEKLFYRIPISVLRDDVKYDSFVISSDKDMQVLFHCRRQFPKMRTPELLAKLVDVASSSGGSNRNMHSTGHLASSSALPVGSSSAVPVIAPEPDLVASPSFAVNLNCSSPPCVPVFGEVGAPDGVEDALQDDDDDDVEPATITADDSEEEAPRTTSPVGGGASSSGTNQYPPHFSALDLDAMAPQEDPSVPVGFGARD, from the coding sequence ATGACTAGTGATGAGAGTTTTGTAGCTCTTGTGCACTATAGATGGTCCATTAAGAAGAAAACGCGATCAGGAATTAAGTTCACTGACAAGGACCCGCAAAGTGTTTTTCTCAAACCTTTGACCAATTTCGCTGAGTTTAATAATACTATACTCCAGAGACTAGGACTGCATGGCGTGAAACGGGTGGAGAAGTTATTCTATCGAATTCCGATTTCTGTGTTACGTGATGATGTAAAGTATGATTCATTCGTTATTAGCAGTGACAAAGATATGCAGGTGCTGTTTCATTGTCGCCGTCAGTTTCCTAAGATGAGGACTCCAGAGTTGTTGGCAAAACTTGTGGATGTGGCATCTAGTTCTGGAGGCTCGAACAGGAATATGCACTCCACAGGACATCTAGCCAGCTCTAGTGCATTGCCTGTTGGATCCTCGTCAGCAGTGCCGGTGATTGCACCCGAGCCAGATTTAGTGGCTTCACCATCCTTTGCCGTCAATCTAAATTGCAGTTCTCCTCCGTGTGTTCCAGTATTCGGAGAGGTTGGAGCACCCGATGGGGTTGAGGATGCATtacaggatgatgatgatgatgatgtggaacCCGCAACGATTACTGCTGATGATAGCGAGGAGGAGGCACCACGGACGACTTCACCTGTGGGTGGGGGTGCATCTAGTTCAGGTACTAATCAGTACCCCCCGCACTTCTCTGCTCTAGACTTGGATGCCATGGCACCTCAGGAGGATCCCTCTGTACCTGTTGGCTTCGGGGCAAGAGACTAG